One Molothrus aeneus isolate 106 chromosome 29, BPBGC_Maene_1.0, whole genome shotgun sequence genomic region harbors:
- the SLC39A14 gene encoding metal cation symporter ZIP14, translated as MIPSVGPRSCCLLLLLCLLPCPQVRAGRDGPGVSAASFLQDLLQRYGESQTLSLKELKALLNRLDVGVGHANVSQTSQQRLNLSRCFSSVELFAIHNLSEGSPVGHSEFKEFCPTILQQLESRACASENLENEENEQTEESRPSSAEVWGYGFLCVSVISLCSLVGASVVPFMKKTFYKRLLLYFIALAIGTLYSNALFQLIPEAFGFNPQEDYCVSKSAVVFGGFYLFFFTEKILKMLLKQKDQHHHGHSHYGPEALPSKKDREEGVTEKLQNGDMDHMIPHITSDVECKPPPGDDKAVVGSLSVQDLQASQSACYWLKEVRYSDIGTLAWMITLSDGLHNFIDGLAIGASFTVSVFQGISTSVAILCEEFPHELGDFVILLNAGMTIRQALFFNFISACCCYVGLAFGIVAGSHFSANWIFALAGGMFLYIALADMFPEMNEVSREDEQNGSALITFAIQNAGLLTGFTIMVLLTMYAGQIQIG; from the exons ATGATCCCCAGCGTGGGCccccggagctgctgcctgctcctgctgctctgcctcctcccctgcccgcaGGTCCGGGCGGGCAGGGACGGCCCCGGCGTCTCGGCAGCCTCCTTCCTGCAGGATCTGCTCCAGCGCTATGGGGAGAGCCAGACCTTGAGCCTGAAGGAGCTCAAGGCCCTGCTGAACCGCCTGGATGTGGGAGTGGGACACGCCAATGTCTCCCAAACATCTCAGCAGCGCCTGAACCTCTCCCGT TGCTTCAGCTCTGTGGAGCTTTTTGCCATCCACAACCTGAGCGAGGGCTCCCCTGTGGGGCACAGCGAGTTCAAGGAGTTCTGCCCCaccatcctgcagcagctggagtcGAGGGCGTGCGCCTCCGAAAACCTGGAAAATGAGGAGAATGAGCAGACAGAGGAGAGCAGGCCCAGCTCAGCTGAAG TCTGGGGTTACGGTTTCCTCTGCGTCTCCGTCATCTCCCTGTGCTCGCTGGTGGGAGCCAGCGTGGTGCCCTTCATGAAGAAGACATTTTACAAGCGGCTGCTCCTCTACTTCATAGCTCTGGCGATTGGAACTCTCTACTCCAACGCCCTCTTCCAGCTCATTCCCGAG gcatTTGGATTCAACCCTCAGGAAGATTATTGCGTTTCCAAATCCGCTGTGGTGTTCGGGGGCTTCTACCTCTTCTTCTTCACAGAGAAGATCTTGAAGATGCTCCTGAAGCAGAAGGACCAG CACCACCATGGGCACAGCCACTACGGCCCGGAGGCTCTGCCCTCCAAGAAGGACCGGGAGGAGGGGGTCACGGAGAAGCTGCAGAACGGGGACATGGACCACATGATCCCACACATCACCAGTGACGTGGAGTGCAAGCCCCCCCCTGGGGATGACAAGGCCGTGGTGGGCTCCCTTTCTGTCCAG GACCTGCAGGCCTCCCAGAGCGCGTGCTACTGGCTAAAGGAGGTGAGGTACTCGGACATTGGGACTCTGGCCTGGATGATCACGCTCAGTGACGGCCTCCACAACTTCATCGACGGCCTGGCCATCGGAGCCTCCTTCACCGTGTCTGTCTTCCAAGGGATCAGCACCTCCGTGGCCATCCTGTGTGAGGAGTTCCCACACGAGCTGG GGGACTTTGTGATCCTGCTGAATGCTGGGATGACCATTCGCCAGGCACTTTTCTTCAACTTcatctctgcctgctgctgctacGTGGGCCTGGCCTTCGGCATCGTGGCCGGCAGCCACTTCTCTGCCAACTGGATCTTTGCTCTGGCTGGAGGGATGTTCCTGTACATAGCACTGGCTGACATG TTCCCTGAGATGAACGAGGTGAGCCGGGAGGATGAGCAGAACGGCAGCGCCCTGATCACCTTCGCCATCCAGAACGCGGGGCTGCTCACGGGCTTCACCATCATGGTGCTGCTCACCATGTATGCAGGGCAGATCCAGATAGGGTAG